In the genome of Oscarella lobularis chromosome 1, ooOscLobu1.1, whole genome shotgun sequence, one region contains:
- the LOC136194418 gene encoding ankyrin repeat domain-containing protein 17-like isoform X1 has protein sequence MASATPAPIDTDSELAPPSPTVLAVDSPPTDPKQVDVATQARLEALLEAAGVVSSTEEARRALADPEILRRLTNSVSSALDEAAAALSRIRTENEQAEPRHAAAAEEGSGPPGGADDSTAAAPRRNSLADLYASGDVGALSRLLTDGKGLHDLSIEESDSLLSLACSAGYFELAQVLLAMRSGGNDEGFLKCDSTALMEAASAGHVDIVKLLKEHGADVNAQSEAGNTALTYAACGGFEDVVEVLLDAGAKIEEQNESGHTPLMEAASAGHVGVAKLLIEHGAKVNTPSNEFKETALTLAAYKGHADMVKFLLENGADKEHKTDEMHNALMEACMDGHVEVATILLNHGAQINMPVDGFEAPLTLAACGGHTDLARLLIDCGANLEELNDEGYTPLMEAAREGNDVMCLLVESGANVNAITEETQETPLSLACCGGVVEVATYLLDHGADIELGASTPIMEAAQEGHYDLVKVLLERGAKANAVSSNGDSALVLCCSNGHTDVAELLLNAGADLEHKAEGGRTPLMKAARAGHLSTTQFLISRGAVVNRKTANNDHTVLSLACAGGHLPIVELLLARGADPTHILKDSSTMLIEASKGGHVDVAALLLNHGSGHAAPPPPAAAATPSVKSKMQTAKSAQLTAKIKKSQKAPVIVVDDHPGPPKPSPVAPPSSSATSSIDAATFPSFASIPPTALYTGMGLTETDAIAMATELNRRFIPPPPTRSPPRLSVDEIEERISPEGQEKPRIASASAGAVTSSSTTTTSTSSSIINSLALESGAETLQQFALMAKKFAAAETATAATTSGDDAPGHGFNFTFNGAEGAGAGQVDSLEFATPDLPSEATAAALGLSGKGAGFQPAGVLAGAEEAQYDLGTFKPSFCTHDHRHHHHHHHHHHHHDSPQPQPQPQVEQQPPSSYERYMDTVDYPGLRRQPALPAGPPIDIDMQTESNHDTALTLACAGGHDDLVELLLRKGADLEHRDKKGYTPLILAATAGHSTTVDILLQHGAVIEAQSDRTKDTALSLACSGGRLEVVDILLAHNADYEHRNVSDYTPLSLAASGGFVNTIKTLLAHGAEINSRTGSKLGISPLMLAAMNGHTAAVKLLLDRGSDINAQIETNRNTALTLACFQGRHEVVQLLIDRRANIEHRAKTGLTPLMEAASGGYVEVGQILIHSGADANASPVPSSKDTALTIAADKGHGKFVELLLKRKAHFDVRNKKGASPLWLACNGGHYDVVQALVKAGADVDVEDNRKVSCLMAAFRKAHVKVVKYMVKVVNQFPNDSDLLRVISAMPDMELAKKSNLCRDIIVTARDRQAAEANRHANSLLRELAMERMKEENRKEAVARRRDKRKRQKQRRNQEKEERERAKMTQRTEPDGSETATTTPPAAAAATPFAGKVEVTTITAENEEEAVTAPAAATAAPTKAVSSSTARVSKRQQSKESKGSRRNRRLSSGANSVESSKPAASAATPSSPPQSHESSATASPRGKGVRRPEDGWKEVVRKSKRMVIPASVVNRIIGRGGVTLTAVREATGAHIDLDKARSAQERIVTIKGSTDAVRVASNTLTSLIREPDREVYDILPKQPAPPPPPPAPSSAATRRTRDPVPSSSSTTTSLPSSAVASAPMPPPVTPLHFPNVSSRQQQTKSQNVAVKFPAKTATTTTTTSKPAPVTVTVAAPMKPKFQPPVKTSRNFTAPSPVATTTTTTTTTAVAATTQKPPIKRQLFSTAAAAAPPTRQQRAAAVAAASAPSNRAQPPPSTQNRSNVSVTTQVVPSPVATPAWTPNRNVWNTGGSQKTVTITEAKPSAVSVATTMTSFTPLSHFEPLIPAASTSGSSSKAPSPLQSPSAVTTTTTTTAASPVGASPSSNQSKSPVPIPGPKTSQKPIGGERARESPSPSSGATEEKAVLPIGTERQQQQQIMEPVAMPNVSGSAVMSRGGVTMAAPTTTAIKAPKPIGTERRTARRSERAEPVPTAIVTPDSGRPSHTFNPPWGIPTFRPGQHSTESEYHDAPVSWSLSGVPVPSQMAAAAAASLPAPPPPPPPVSHPHHGRMPHYGGLNSLATLLDKLSLTKHLDLFQQNEIDLDALMLMSEKDYAEIGLPKGPRIKLLNATRRRVDDTGSGSGEPFTSPLTSPSPVTSTPVAFAPYASSGSGELGGGVTTTQSSATATQATGQRWDSGSSSSGSGGGGGGMRSNAAAQTSTSSSQRQQGSASTRNTSKGEWKGWNQAV, from the exons ATGGCATCGGCAACGCCCGCGCCTATCGACACCGACTCGGAACTCGCGCCTCCCTCTCCGACCGtcctcgccgtcgattcgccGCCAACCGACCCCAagcaagtcgacgtcgcaacgCAGGCGCGTCTCGAAGCGCTCCTCGAAGCGGCgggcgtcgtctcgtcgaccgAGGAGGCGCGACGCGCTCTCGCCGACCCCGAGATCCTTCGACGCCTCACGAACAGCGTCTCGTCGGcgctcgacgaagcggcggccGCCCTATCGCGCATACGCACGGAAAACGAGCAAGCGGAGCCGCgccacgccgccgccgccgaagaggGTTCGGGGCCCCCCGGCGGCGCggacgattcgacggcggcggcgccgcgaCGCAATTCGCTCGCCGATCTCTACGCTtcgggcgacgtcggcgcgctGAGTCGACTTTTGACGGACGGCAAGGGGCTCCACGATCTTTCGATCGAGGAGAGCGATTCCCTACTGAGTCTCGCCTGTTCGGCCGGCTATTTCGAGTTGGCGCAAGTGCTTCTCGCCATGCGATCGggaggaaacgacgaag GTTTTTTGAAGtgcgattcgacggcgctGATGGAAGCGGCGAGCGCCGGTCACGTGGACATCGTGAAACTGCTGAAGGAACACGGAGCGGACGTGAACGCCCAATCGGAGGCGGGCAACACGGCGTTGACGTACGCCGCGTGCGGCGgcttcgaagacgtcgtcgag GTTCTCTTGGATGCCGGTGCGAAGATCGAGGAGCAGAACGAGAGCGGTCACACGCCGCTGATGGAGGCGGCGAGCGCCGGTcacgtgggcgtggctaaGTTGCTGATCGAGCACGGGGCCAAGGTGAATACGCCGTCGAACGAGTTCAAGGAGACGGCGCTGACGCTCGCTGCCTATAAGG GGCATGCTGACATGGTGAAGTTTCTCTTGGAGAACGGCGCCGATAAGGAACACAAGACCGACGAGATGCACAACGCGCTGATGGAAGCGTGCATG GATGGCCACGTGGAAGTGGCGACGATTTTGCTCAATCACGGTGCCCAA aTCAATATGCCGGTGGACGGCTTCGAAGCTCCACTCACTTTGGCCGCGTGCGGCGGTCACACGGACTTGGCTCGCTTGCTCATCGACTGCGGCGCCAATTTGGAAGAACTCAACGACGAAGG TTACACGCCTTTGATGGAGGCTGCGCGTgaaggaaatgacgtcatgtgcCTGCTGGTGGAAAGCG GTGCCAACGTGAACGCAATCACGGAGGAGACCCAAGAGACGCCGCTGAGTCTAGCGTGCTGTGGAGGCGTCGTAGAAGTGGCAACCTATCTACTGGACCacg GTGCTGATATTGAGCTTGGCGCTTCGACTCCGATTATGGAGGCGGCTCAAGAGGGGCACTACGATCTCGTCAAGGTTCTCTTGGAGCGTGGAGCCAAGGCGAATGCCGTCTCCTCCAATGGGGATTCGGCACTCGTTCTCTGCTGTAGCAACGGACACAcggacgtcgccgaactTCTTCTCAACGCTGGAGCCGACTTG GAACACAAGGCGGAGGGTGGAAGAACGCCGCTGATGAAAGCGGCGCGAGCCGGACACCTATCGACGACTCAGTTCCTCATATCAAGAG gggCGGTCGTGAATCGCAAGACGGCAAATAACGATCACACGGTTCTTTCTCTCGCCTGCGCCGGCGGTCATCTTCCCATCGTGGAGCTGCTTCTCGCGCGCGGCGCCGATCCAACTCACATCCTCAAG GATTCTTCTACTATGCTGatcgaagcgtcgaaggGAGGTCACGTGGATGTAGCGGCTCTCCTTCTCAATCACGGAAGCGGTCACGCGGCACCGCCGcctcccgccgccgccgccaccccGTCCGTCAAATCCAAAATGCAGACGGCAAAATCCGCTCAACTGAcagcaaaaatcaaaaaatctcaAAAAGCGcccgtcattgtcgtcgacgatcatccGGGACCACCCAAACCGTCTCccgtcgcgccgccgtcgtcatcagcgacgtcgtccatcgacgcggcgacgtttccatcgttcgcgtcgattccGCCGACGGCGCTCTACACCGGCATGGGCTTGACGGAAACGGACGCGATTGCCATGGCGACGGAGTTGAATCGTCGTTTcattccgccgccgccgacgcgctcgccgccgcgtctttccgtcgacgaaatcgaggAGCGAATCAGTCCCGAAGGACAGGAGAAGCCGAGAatcgcgtcggcgtcggcgggagctgtgacgtcatcgtcaacgacgacgacgtcgacgtcttcgtcgattatCAATTCTCTCGCGTTGGAATCGGGCGCCGAGACGTTGCAACAATTCGCGTTGATGGCGAAGAAGtttgcggcggcggagacggcgacggcggcgacgacgtccggcgacgacgctcccGGACACGGGTTCAATTTCACGTTCAACGGTGCGGAGGGGGCAGGCGCGGGGCAGGTAGATTCGTTGGAATTTGCTACTCCCGATCTTCCTTCAGAGGCGACGGCCGCGGCGTTGGGATTGAGCGGAAAGGGCGCGGGATTCCAACCGGCGGGAGTGCTCGCCGGCGCGGAAGAAGCGCAATACG atCTTGGTACGTTCAAGCCGTCGTTCTGCACTCAcgatcatcgtcatcatcatcatcatcatcatcatcaccatcatcatGATTCTCCTCAGCCTCAGCCTCAGCCGCAGGTGGAACAGCAGCCGCCTTCTTCCTATGAGCGCTACATGGATACCGTGGACTATCCCGGGCTGCGACGTCAACCGGCGCTTCCCGCTGGTCCGCCGATCGATATCGACATGCAAACGGAGAGCAATCACGATACGGCGTTGACTCTGGCGTGCGCTGGGGGTCACGACGATCTGGTGGAGCTTCTGTTGAGAAAAGGCGCCGATTTAGAACACAGAGACAAAAAGG GGTATACTCCATTGATTTTGGCCGCTACGGCTGGTCATTCGACGACGGTTGATATTCTGCTTCAACACGGGGCCGTTATAGAGGCGCAGTCCGATCGAACGAAGGACACCGCTCTTTCGTTGGCTTGCTCAGGCGGACGGTTAGAG gTTGTTGATATTCTGTTGGCTCACAATGCTGACTACGAGCATCGCAACGTGTCCGACTACACGCCGTTGAGTCTCGCCGCGTCCGGCGGATTCGTGAACACGATCAAGACCCTATTGGCTCACGGTGCGGAAATCAACTCAAG AACGGGCAGCAAATTGGGCATCTCGCCTCTCATGCTCGCCGCCATGAACGGCCACACGGCCGCCGTCAAACTCCTCCTCGATCGCGGCAGCGACATCAACGCTCAAATCGAGACGAATCGCAACACGGCGCTGACGCTCGCCTGCTTCCAGGGTCGCCACGAAGTCGTCCAGCTCCtcatcgatcgtcgcgcgaaCATCGAACATCGCGCGAAAACGGGCCTGACGCCGCTCATGGAAGCGGCGTCGGGCGGCTACGTCGAAGTCGGACAAATTCTCATACACAGCGGCGCCGACGCCAATGCGTCGcccgtgccgtcgtcgaaggacACGGCGCTGACGATCGCCGCCGACAAGGGCCACgggaaattcgtcgaattgtTGCTCAAGCGAAAGGCGCACTTCGACGTGCGGAATAAGAAGGGCGCGTCGCCGCTCTGGTTGGCGTGCAACGGGGGGCATTATGACGTCGTGCAGGCGCTGGTGAAGGCGGGAGCCGACGTCGATGTCGAGGATAATCGGAAGGTCTCCTGTCTGATGGCGGCGTTTCGAAAGGCGCACGTGAAAGTCGTCAAGTATATGGTGAAGGTCGTTAATCAGTTTCCTAACGATTCGGATCTTTTGAGAGTGATATCGGCGATGCCAGACATG gaaCTTGCTAAGAAGTCAAATCTTTGTCGTGACATCATCGTTACGGCGCGCGATCGGCAGGCGGCCGAGGCGAATCGGCACGCGAATAGTCTCCTTCGCGAGCTCGCCATGGAGCGCATGAAGGAGGAGAATCGCAAGGAGGCGGtggcgcgtcgtcgcgacaagcgaaagcgacagaaacagcgacgaaatcaggagaaagaagaacgcGAGCGCGCTAAAATGACTCAACGTACAGAGCCGGACGGAAGTgaaacagcgacgacgacgccaccggcggcggcggcggcgacgccgttcgcGGGAAAAGTCGAAGTGACGACAATTACggcggaaaacgaagaagaggcggtgacggcaccggcggcggcgacggcggctcCTACGAAGGcagtttcgtcgtcgacggcacgcgTTTCTAAGAGACAGCAAA GCAAAGAGTCCAAAGGATCGCGGCGGAATCGACGTTTATCCTCCGGTGCAAATTCCGTCGAGTCTTCGAAaccggcggcgtcggcggctactccttcgtcgccgccgcagtCGCACgagtcgtcggcgacggcgagtccGCGCGGTAAGGGCGTTCGTCGGCCCGAAGACGGCTGGAAAGAAGTCGTTCGAAA GTCTAAGAGGATGGTTATTCCGGCGTCCGTTGTGAATCGGATTATTGGGCGGGGAGGCGTGACGCTGACGGCGGTTCGCGAAGCGACGGGAGCGCACATCGATTTGGACAAGGCGCGATCGGCGCAAGAGAGAATTGTGACTATAAA GGGTTCAACTGACGCTGTACGCGTCGCTAGCAACACGCTGACGTCGCTCATTAGAGAACCGGATCGCGAAGTCTACGATATTCTTCCGAAGCAGcccgcgccgccgccgccgccgccggctccGTCGAGCGCCGCGACGCGAAGAACTCGAGACCCTGttccatcatcatcatcgacaacgacgtcacttccttcctccgccgtcgccagCGCTCCAATGCCGCCGCCAGTAACGCCGCTCCATTTTCCTAATGTTTCGTCTCGGCAGCAGCAAACGAAATCTCAGAACGTCGCAGTCAAGTTTCCCGCgaagacagcgacgacgactacgacgacgtctaaACCGGCGCCTGTAACCGTAACAGTCGCCGCGCCAATGAAACCAAAATTCCAGCCACCCGTCaaaacgtcgagaaatttcacCGCTCCATCGCCCgtagcaacgacgacgacgacaacgacgacgacggcagtagcagcgacgacgcaaAAGCCACCCATCAAACGGCAACTCTTCTCCAccgcggcagcggcggcaccACCAACTCGACAACagcgtgccgccgccgtcgccgctgcttCTGCGCCGTCAAACCGCGCgcaaccgccgccgtcgacgcaaaACCGATCGAACGTCTCCGTCACGACACAAGTCGTGCCGTCGCCCGTCGCCACTCCGGCGTGGACGCCGAACCGGAATGTGTGGAATACAGGCGGAAGTCAGAAAACCGTTACTATAACCGAAGCGAAACCGAGTGCCGTTTCCGTGGCGAcgactatgacgtcattcacaCCGTTGTCTCATTTCGAGCCGCTAATTCccgccgcttcgacgtccggttcgtcgtcgaaagctCCGTCGCCTTTGCAATCGCCGTCtgccgtcacgacgacgacgacgacgacggcagcgtCGCCTGTCGGcgcttcgccgtcgtcgaatcagAGCAAGTCGCCGGTGCCGATTCCGGGACCGAAGACGTCGCAGAAACcgatcggcggcgagcgtGCGCGCGAatcgccttcgccgtcgtcgggtGCGACGGAAGAGAAAGCCGTTTTGCCGATCGGGACggagcggcagcagcagcagcaaatcATGGAGCCCGTCGCTATGCCGAACGTTTCCGGTTCTGCGGTGATGAGTCGAGGTGGTGTGACCAtggcggcgccgacgacgacggcgataaaAGCTCCGAAACCGATTGGGACGGAGAGAAGAACGGCGCGGCGTTCGGAACGAGCCGAACCCGTTCCAACGGCGATAGTGACTCCAGATTCAG gTCGTCCGTCTCACACGTTTAATCCTCCGTGGGGCATTCCGACTTTCAGACCAGGTCAGCACAGTACGGAGTCAGAGTATCACG atgCTCCTGTCAGTTGGTCGTTGAGCGGTGTTCCGGTTCCTTCGCAGatggcggcagcggcagcagcgtCTCTTCCGgcaccgccgcctcctccgccgcccgTTTCGCATCCGCATCACGGGCGCATGCCTCATTACGGCGGACTCAATTCGCTTGCCACACTGCTGGACAAACTCTCCCTGACCAAACACCTAGATCTATTTCAG caAAATGAAATCGACTTGGACGCTCTCATGCTCATGTCAGAAAAGGATTACGCAGAAATCGGCCTACCAAAG GGACCTCGTATCAAACTTCTCAatgcgacgcgacgccgcgtcgacgacacgggcagcggcagcggcgaacCATTTACGTCgcctctgacgtcaccgtctcCAGTCACCTCAACGCCCGTCGCCTTTGCTCCGTACGCGTCGTCGGGATCCGGAGAACTGGGCGgcggcgtgacgacgacgcagagctcggcgacggcgacgcagGCGACAGGACAAAGATGGGACAGTGGATCGTCATCGTCTGGAagtggtggcggcggcggcggaatgCGCAGTAATGCGGCGGCacagacgtcgacgtcgtcatctcaGCGACAGCAGGGGTCTGCTTCGACGAGGAATACTTCAAAG GGAGAGTGGAAAGGATGGAATCAAGCTGTGTAG